In one window of bacterium DNA:
- the rny gene encoding ribonuclease Y, protein MSTINTLKLVIPLFILWGAIAVLIGYLWRKFIAERTIKTAEKRAKEIINEAENLALSKKKEIDIEAKETLYRLRNEFEKETRNKKKELQFQEKRLQQREMNLEKKAELIEKHSEEIEKTQEEINKKQEEIKQKELSLLSLIEEEKRKLETIAGIPREEAKNQLLKLMEEEAKKEAIKLQQKLEEEAKINSEKKAREILLGAMQRLAPEEASESVVSVVSLPNDEIKGRIIGREGRNIRAFESLTGVDLIVDDTPEAVTLSSFNLYRRELARVALERLISDGRIHPGKIEEVIEKVKQDLSEQMVEEGNNTVFEVGIENVHPELIKILGKLKYRTSFGQNVLIHSKESAFLAGMIASELKFDPKIAKRAALFHDIGKAVDQEVEGAHPEIGAEILQKYGEKEEVIEAALYHHKDINIAKPYTVITQVADAISATRPGARRDTLEKYLRRIEDLEKIASSFKGVDTAYAISAGREIRVIVKPEIITDEEAKNLAREIAKSIEENLEFIGQVKVVVIREKREIDFAK, encoded by the coding sequence TTGTCCACTATAAATACTTTAAAATTAGTTATCCCTTTATTTATTTTATGGGGAGCAATTGCAGTTTTAATTGGTTATTTGTGGAGAAAATTTATTGCTGAAAGAACAATAAAAACAGCAGAAAAAAGAGCAAAAGAAATCATTAATGAAGCAGAGAACCTTGCATTAAGTAAGAAGAAAGAAATTGATATTGAGGCAAAAGAAACATTATACAGATTGAGAAATGAGTTTGAAAAAGAAACAAGGAATAAGAAGAAAGAACTGCAATTTCAAGAAAAGCGTCTACAACAGCGGGAAATGAATTTAGAAAAAAAAGCGGAGTTAATTGAAAAACATAGTGAGGAAATAGAAAAAACACAGGAAGAGATAAATAAAAAACAGGAAGAAATAAAACAAAAAGAATTGTCTCTGTTATCTTTGATTGAAGAAGAAAAAAGAAAATTAGAAACTATAGCAGGAATTCCAAGAGAAGAGGCAAAAAATCAACTTTTGAAACTTATGGAAGAAGAAGCAAAGAAAGAAGCAATTAAACTCCAGCAAAAATTAGAAGAAGAAGCAAAAATAAATTCAGAAAAAAAAGCAAGAGAAATACTTCTTGGTGCAATGCAACGACTTGCTCCCGAGGAAGCAAGTGAAAGTGTTGTTTCTGTTGTTAGTTTGCCTAACGATGAAATTAAAGGAAGAATTATAGGAAGGGAAGGAAGAAACATAAGGGCTTTTGAATCATTAACAGGAGTAGACCTTATTGTTGATGATACACCAGAAGCAGTTACTCTTTCTTCTTTTAATCTCTATCGGAGAGAACTGGCAAGAGTTGCTCTTGAAAGATTAATTTCTGATGGTAGAATTCATCCTGGAAAAATTGAAGAAGTAATTGAAAAAGTTAAACAAGACCTTTCAGAACAAATGGTTGAAGAGGGCAATAATACTGTATTTGAAGTTGGAATTGAAAATGTGCATCCAGAATTAATTAAGATACTTGGTAAATTGAAGTATAGAACAAGTTTTGGGCAAAATGTTCTTATTCATTCAAAAGAGAGTGCTTTTCTTGCAGGGATGATTGCATCAGAACTTAAATTTGACCCCAAAATTGCAAAAAGAGCAGCCCTTTTCCACGACATAGGAAAGGCAGTTGACCAAGAAGTTGAAGGTGCACATCCTGAAATAGGAGCAGAAATTTTACAAAAATATGGTGAAAAAGAAGAAGTTATTGAGGCAGCATTATATCATCATAAAGATATAAATATAGCAAAACCCTACACAGTAATTACTCAGGTCGCAGATGCAATTTCTGCAACAAGACCAGGAGCCAGAAGAGATACACTTGAAAAATATTTAAGAAGAATTGAAGACCTTGAAAAAATTGCTTCTTCTTTCAAAGGAGTTGATACTGCTTATGCTATTTCAGCAGGGAGAGAAATAAGGGTAATAGTAAAGCCAGAAATTATAACTGATGAAGAGGCAAAAAATTTAGCAAGAGAAATAGCAAAATCAATAGAAGAAAATTTAGAGTTTATAGGACAGGTTAAAGTTGTTGTAATAAGAGAAAAAAGGGAAATTGATTTTGCTAAATAA
- the serA gene encoding phosphoglycerate dehydrogenase, protein MDKIKVLVTDPLKEAGIKVLEKAGFEVTQVGKKKVEELLDIIEKYDVVVVRSETKITKDVIERGKNLKIIGRAGVGLDNIDVEAATAHGIIVMNAPEGNTISAAEHAIALMLSLVRNIPAANYHVKSGKWERKKFMGTELHNKTLGIIGLGRIGKRVSSIGKGFGMKIIGYDPFVEGIALREMGVTIISLDGLLKQADFISFHIPLTDQTYHMIGEKEFEMMKEGVYIINCARGGIIDEDALYKYIKKGKVKGAGLDVFEKEPPENSPLLELEQVVVTPHLGASTEEAQENVAVQLAEQIVEAITKKVVRNSANVPYLDEETMKKLRGYLSLGEKMGSFLSQMVESEIKNIVINYYGEIVHYDLTLVRYYIIMGLFKNYGVNVVNAPLILKEKKINLRESRQETGGEFVNLITVEVSNGKSISVSGTILENKEERIVKIDGFSVDASPKGYLLVCYNEDTPGIMGHIGTVLGKEGVNIASMTLGRKKKGGPAITVLNLDQSIDKKVLNKIKEFPAINSVKLVII, encoded by the coding sequence ATGGATAAGATTAAAGTGCTTGTAACTGACCCGCTTAAAGAGGCAGGAATAAAAGTTCTTGAAAAAGCGGGTTTTGAAGTTACTCAGGTTGGGAAAAAAAAGGTAGAAGAACTTCTTGATATTATAGAAAAATATGATGTAGTCGTTGTAAGAAGTGAAACAAAAATAACAAAGGATGTAATTGAAAGAGGGAAAAACCTTAAAATAATTGGAAGAGCAGGAGTTGGATTGGATAATATTGATGTTGAAGCAGCCACTGCTCATGGAATTATTGTTATGAATGCCCCTGAAGGAAATACCATTTCTGCTGCTGAACATGCAATTGCTCTTATGCTATCACTTGTCAGGAATATACCTGCTGCTAATTATCATGTAAAAAGTGGAAAATGGGAAAGAAAAAAATTTATGGGAACAGAACTTCATAATAAAACACTTGGAATAATCGGGCTTGGAAGAATTGGGAAAAGAGTATCTTCTATTGGGAAGGGATTTGGAATGAAAATAATTGGCTATGACCCTTTTGTAGAAGGAATAGCTTTAAGAGAAATGGGGGTAACTATTATTAGTTTAGATGGTTTATTAAAACAGGCAGATTTTATTTCTTTTCATATACCTTTAACAGACCAGACATATCATATGATTGGAGAAAAAGAATTTGAGATGATGAAAGAAGGTGTTTATATTATAAATTGTGCCAGAGGAGGAATAATTGATGAAGATGCACTTTATAAATATATAAAAAAAGGGAAAGTGAAAGGTGCTGGTTTAGATGTTTTTGAAAAAGAGCCACCTGAAAATTCACCTTTACTTGAATTAGAACAGGTAGTTGTTACTCCTCATTTAGGCGCTTCAACAGAAGAAGCACAGGAAAATGTTGCAGTCCAATTAGCAGAACAAATTGTTGAGGCAATTACAAAAAAAGTTGTAAGAAATTCAGCAAATGTTCCTTATCTTGATGAAGAAACGATGAAAAAATTAAGGGGGTATCTTTCATTAGGGGAAAAAATGGGCTCTTTTCTCTCTCAAATGGTAGAGTCAGAAATAAAAAATATAGTAATAAATTATTATGGAGAAATTGTTCATTATGACCTAACTCTTGTTAGATATTACATTATAATGGGACTTTTCAAAAATTATGGAGTTAATGTTGTTAATGCTCCGCTTATTTTAAAGGAGAAGAAAATAAATTTAAGAGAATCAAGGCAGGAAACAGGAGGCGAATTTGTAAATCTTATAACAGTTGAAGTAAGCAATGGGAAAAGTATATCTGTTTCTGGGACAATATTAGAAAATAAAGAAGAAAGAATAGTAAAAATTGATGGTTTTTCAGTAGATGCATCACCAAAAGGATATTTACTTGTTTGTTATAATGAAGATACTCCTGGAATAATGGGACATATTGGAACAGTTCTTGGCAAGGAAGGAGTTAATATTGCATCAATGACACTTGGTAGAAAAAAGAAAGGTGGTCCAGCAATAACAGTTTTAAATCTTGACCAGAGTATAGATAAAAAGGTATTAAATAAGATAAAGGAATTTCCGGCAATAAATTCAGTAAAATTGGTAATTATATGA
- a CDS encoding glycosyltransferase N-terminal domain-containing protein, with the protein MFYFLIYDFVFFIVLTLFFPFIWKKIRTEKDYPGTWKERFAIYRNNLKRGKRKRVWLHTVSVGEFLSITPLIEKLKDIDIDIIVSLTTKTGRKVAISKTPELKYIFFPFDFYPIMFKAISFLKPDIIVIVETEIWVNLIRISKRKNIPVVMINGRLSPKSFRRYKKLKFLTKRILPHFEKIAMRSESEKRKIISLGAKKEKIRICGSMKFDLAYQMGQTINSDEFKKSLNLGIDKKIIVFGSIHPEEEEEICKISKEIIENYPEWDVIIAPRFLDRSKIFNVLTEMKLPYVKRTEIRENFRILVVDTYGELNNFYSICEFAFVGGSLNRWGGQNPIEPIAFKKVVIYGKDNWHFFIEWEKIKKGGGGIEVNDFKQLKEKVLFLIKNENIRKKMGEVAYKILLQNTGATDINFDIIKETLGI; encoded by the coding sequence ATGTTTTATTTTCTAATTTATGATTTTGTTTTTTTTATTGTTCTTACCTTATTTTTCCCATTTATCTGGAAAAAAATAAGAACAGAAAAGGACTACCCTGGTACATGGAAAGAAAGGTTTGCAATATACAGGAATAACTTAAAAAGGGGAAAAAGAAAAAGGGTCTGGCTTCATACTGTTTCTGTTGGAGAATTTTTATCAATTACACCCCTAATAGAAAAATTAAAAGACATTGATATTGATATAATTGTTTCTTTAACAACGAAGACAGGAAGAAAAGTTGCTATAAGTAAAACCCCTGAATTAAAATATATTTTTTTTCCTTTTGATTTTTATCCCATTATGTTTAAAGCAATATCCTTTTTGAAACCAGATATTATCGTAATTGTTGAAACAGAAATATGGGTGAATTTAATCAGAATCAGTAAGAGAAAAAACATCCCTGTTGTTATGATAAATGGGCGTCTTTCTCCAAAATCATTTAGAAGATATAAAAAGTTAAAATTTCTGACAAAAAGAATACTTCCTCATTTTGAGAAAATTGCGATGAGAAGTGAATCAGAAAAAAGGAAAATAATTTCCTTAGGTGCAAAAAAAGAAAAAATTAGAATATGTGGAAGTATGAAATTTGACCTTGCTTACCAGATGGGACAAACAATAAATAGTGATGAATTTAAAAAATCCCTCAATCTTGGTATAGATAAAAAAATTATTGTTTTTGGTTCAATACATCCAGAAGAAGAGGAAGAAATATGTAAAATATCAAAAGAAATAATTGAAAATTATCCTGAGTGGGATGTAATAATTGCCCCAAGATTTCTTGACAGAAGTAAAATTTTTAATGTTTTAACAGAGATGAAATTACCGTATGTTAAAAGAACAGAAATAAGAGAAAATTTTAGAATTCTTGTTGTTGATACGTATGGGGAACTTAATAATTTCTATTCAATTTGTGAATTTGCTTTTGTTGGAGGAAGTTTAAATAGATGGGGAGGACAGAATCCAATTGAGCCAATTGCATTTAAAAAAGTGGTTATATATGGAAAAGATAATTGGCACTTTTTTATTGAATGGGAAAAAATTAAAAAAGGTGGTGGAGGAATTGAAGTAAATGACTTCAAGCAGTTAAAAGAAAAGGTGTTATTTTTAATAAAGAACGAAAATATAAGAAAAAAAATGGGAGAAGTTGCTTATAAAATTCTACTTCAAAATACAGGAGCAACTGATATAAACTTTGATATTATAAAGGAAACATTAGGGATATAG
- a CDS encoding glycine--tRNA ligase subunit alpha, whose amino-acid sequence MEFQKVQRKIEDFWLKKGCVLWHPYNVEVGAGTLNPATFFGILGNKKWSVVYLEPSVRPADGRYGENPVRLYMHHQIQVIIKPPPANIQDIYIKSLEYIGLKRNEHDIRFIEDNWEAPTLGAWGVGWEVWIDGLEITQFTYMQQVGGIDLFPPAIEITYGLDRIVKFIQKKENIYDIVWAGGIKFGDIQKAREKDYSIYSFEIADTEFIFKLFDMIEKEIEKVLEKNVLYPAYDYVLKLSHIFNILDARKAISVSERVRYIQRVRKYARKCAQLYIERGEGII is encoded by the coding sequence ATGGAATTTCAAAAAGTTCAAAGAAAAATTGAAGATTTTTGGCTCAAAAAGGGATGTGTACTATGGCATCCTTATAATGTTGAAGTTGGAGCAGGGACTTTAAACCCTGCAACTTTTTTTGGTATTCTTGGAAATAAAAAATGGAGTGTTGTTTATTTAGAACCATCTGTGAGACCTGCTGATGGAAGATATGGAGAAAATCCTGTTAGATTATATATGCACCATCAGATACAGGTAATAATAAAACCACCTCCTGCCAATATCCAGGATATTTATATTAAAAGTTTAGAATATATAGGACTTAAAAGAAATGAACACGATATAAGGTTTATTGAAGATAACTGGGAAGCACCAACACTTGGAGCATGGGGAGTTGGATGGGAGGTTTGGATTGATGGGCTTGAAATTACACAATTTACCTATATGCAGCAAGTAGGAGGAATTGATTTATTTCCTCCTGCTATTGAGATAACTTATGGGCTTGATAGAATTGTAAAGTTTATTCAAAAAAAAGAAAATATTTATGATATTGTATGGGCAGGTGGCATAAAATTTGGCGATATACAGAAAGCAAGAGAAAAAGATTATTCAATATATAGTTTTGAAATTGCAGATACTGAATTTATATTTAAATTATTTGATATGATTGAAAAAGAGATTGAAAAGGTTCTTGAAAAAAATGTTTTATATCCCGCTTATGATTATGTTTTAAAATTATCTCATATTTTCAATATCCTTGATGCCAGAAAAGCAATAAGTGTTAGTGAAAGAGTTAGATATATTCAGAGAGTGAGAAAATATGCAAGGAAATGTGCTCAACTTTACATAGAAAGAGGGGAAGGTATAATATAA
- a CDS encoding M28 family peptidase, translating to MKSKRCFLFLLFAVFLFLYSISYSETLTDYLKFFSSFNSRIPGYEGNKKSAEYIEEKFKEIGLVNVKKEEFFTSIPIEKYSYIKVGNEEIKIYSLWPNLVRTTTLPPEGLEGKLFYAGKGDLKNLDGKDIEGGIGVLDFDSDDSWTTLAGFGVKGFIFLSSPDIERKEAEKKFLRIPVNVPRFYAGENSDKIKALAIKEEKVKLFSKVDWENVPNYNIYGTIEGNDPKLKDEIILLESYYDSISVVPSIAPGATSACGISTLLKLAEFFANSHPERTLVFLATSSHFEYLKGIDNFIQNHSRKEEPFFSRIPKKEKILPALSICLELSDGSDELAIWHNSYDFYKQRYFAPFAKKFLSYSEKVCTKLGVDPQTALMNGVSPEKGIIWQTFLPEAIRTDGEYLILSGNPAISFVTANDGRWRVDTPVDTFENLNLENIEKQFIFLQNILDIALNDKDFFPDTELELKDTMSSLIPKIVTFNPKKSFVPNDPVNEGLVVPRMIYYNPGLYSMKTFIGVRGDIIEMTNKDGEVNISRFSKFSPPLEVYIYAFFIDKNTGEITLTTDLGVNGDQQYPIKTLIDYKEKKKTTVLFKCKPISLFGLIDPQYLVSLDKLDVFDLSNSTPDAYGYYLEYPLFIPFIWSSDSEPAGCIFAKFNSKIKVIGESGPLGKRLLLLNSKQTLNNKEDAEGLGFDVDSIEAIYNIPYQGAKDMIILDTYRRVNFEKYGIRNERLKDLQIASNEFLEQATKAKKEKKWYDFLKFSRQAQAIESRAYPDVKGTANDVVKGIIFYFILLLPFAYFAERLFFSFSKLEQRIAGISGIFLVVYWIMRLVHPAFKLTNAPEVILLSFIVLALSVVVLSVITSKFEEQMQRMKRETSNVYETDVGRITATTTAFSLGVANMKRRKVRTMLTAITLILLTFTVLSFTSIKSYLKFNQLLRPNTPPYTGILLRDRSWAPLQKFALQYTEDEFSSNSIISPRGWYVLSQLGNKTAVEVKCGDEIFLSSGILGLSPQESEISPIKDTIISGKWIEGNSENNVLISKKIANALKLTNEDIGKTLNIYGKQFTLIGIFDGKKLGQIKDMDDEPITPVDFSSLPEKEVNKMKMEKSAQVYTSQAKLQTFTHVEGENTIILPYKTLLKMGGTLHSIAVKFSPEITSPATTVENFITKLAIILFAGYENKTFVYSSMGMTSFAGLTNLIIPILIAALIVLNTMLGSV from the coding sequence ATGAAAAGTAAAAGGTGTTTTTTGTTTTTATTGTTTGCTGTTTTTTTATTTTTATATTCAATTTCCTATTCAGAAACATTGACTGATTATTTAAAGTTTTTCTCTTCTTTCAATTCAAGAATTCCTGGTTATGAGGGTAATAAAAAGTCAGCAGAATATATTGAGGAAAAATTTAAAGAGATTGGATTGGTAAATGTCAAAAAGGAAGAGTTTTTTACTTCAATTCCTATTGAAAAATATTCTTATATTAAAGTTGGAAATGAAGAAATAAAAATTTATTCCTTATGGCCAAATCTTGTAAGAACGACAACTCTTCCACCAGAAGGTCTTGAAGGAAAACTTTTTTATGCTGGTAAAGGAGACCTTAAAAATTTAGATGGGAAAGATATTGAAGGAGGTATTGGTGTTCTTGATTTTGATTCTGATGATAGTTGGACCACACTTGCAGGATTTGGAGTAAAAGGATTTATATTTTTAAGTTCTCCAGATATAGAAAGGAAAGAAGCAGAAAAGAAGTTTTTAAGAATACCAGTTAATGTTCCTAGGTTTTATGCAGGGGAAAATTCAGATAAAATAAAGGCACTTGCAATAAAAGAAGAAAAAGTTAAGTTATTTTCAAAAGTTGACTGGGAAAATGTTCCTAACTACAATATTTATGGAACAATTGAAGGTAATGACCCAAAACTCAAAGATGAAATAATTCTTTTAGAAAGTTATTATGATAGTATAAGTGTTGTACCCTCTATTGCTCCTGGGGCTACTTCTGCATGTGGTATCTCAACACTTTTAAAACTTGCAGAGTTTTTTGCAAATAGTCATCCCGAAAGAACTCTTGTTTTTCTTGCAACTTCTTCTCATTTTGAATATCTTAAGGGTATAGATAATTTTATTCAGAATCATTCAAGAAAAGAAGAACCATTTTTTTCAAGAATTCCCAAAAAAGAGAAAATATTACCAGCCCTTTCTATTTGTTTAGAACTTTCAGATGGTTCAGATGAACTCGCAATATGGCATAATTCCTATGATTTTTATAAACAGAGATATTTTGCTCCATTTGCTAAAAAATTTCTTTCCTATTCAGAAAAAGTTTGTACAAAACTTGGGGTTGACCCACAAACAGCCCTTATGAATGGAGTAAGTCCTGAAAAAGGAATAATATGGCAAACATTTCTTCCAGAAGCAATAAGAACCGATGGCGAGTACCTGATTTTATCAGGAAACCCTGCAATTTCATTTGTTACTGCAAATGATGGAAGATGGAGAGTTGATACACCTGTTGATACATTTGAGAATCTTAATTTAGAAAATATCGAAAAACAATTTATATTTCTTCAAAACATTCTGGATATTGCATTAAATGACAAGGACTTTTTCCCTGATACAGAACTTGAATTAAAAGATACTATGTCAAGTTTAATTCCAAAAATTGTAACATTTAATCCTAAAAAAAGTTTTGTACCAAACGACCCTGTTAACGAAGGTCTTGTAGTTCCTCGTATGATTTATTATAATCCTGGCCTTTATTCAATGAAAACATTTATAGGGGTAAGAGGAGACATTATTGAGATGACCAATAAAGATGGTGAAGTTAATATTTCAAGATTCTCAAAATTCTCTCCACCACTAGAAGTTTATATTTATGCGTTTTTCATTGATAAAAATACAGGAGAAATAACTTTAACAACTGACCTTGGTGTAAATGGAGACCAACAGTATCCTATTAAAACCTTGATTGATTACAAAGAGAAAAAGAAAACAACTGTGCTTTTTAAATGTAAACCAATATCATTATTTGGATTAATTGACCCTCAGTATCTTGTTTCATTAGATAAATTAGATGTTTTTGACCTTTCGAATTCTACTCCTGATGCATACGGGTACTATCTTGAATATCCATTATTTATTCCTTTTATCTGGTCATCTGATTCTGAACCAGCCGGTTGTATTTTTGCAAAATTTAATTCAAAAATAAAAGTAATTGGAGAATCAGGACCATTAGGCAAGCGACTTCTCCTTCTCAATTCAAAACAAACATTAAATAACAAAGAAGATGCAGAAGGACTTGGTTTTGATGTAGATAGTATTGAGGCAATTTACAATATTCCTTATCAGGGCGCAAAAGATATGATAATCCTGGATACTTATAGAAGAGTAAACTTTGAAAAGTATGGGATTAGAAATGAAAGATTAAAGGACTTACAAATTGCCTCAAATGAATTTTTAGAACAAGCAACGAAAGCAAAAAAAGAGAAAAAATGGTATGATTTTTTAAAATTTTCAAGGCAGGCGCAGGCAATTGAATCAAGAGCATACCCAGATGTAAAAGGAACTGCTAATGATGTTGTTAAAGGTATTATTTTCTACTTCATACTTTTGCTTCCCTTTGCATATTTTGCAGAAAGATTGTTTTTTTCCTTTTCAAAACTTGAACAGAGAATTGCCGGTATATCAGGAATATTTCTTGTGGTGTACTGGATAATGCGACTTGTTCATCCTGCTTTCAAACTCACCAACGCACCAGAAGTAATACTTCTTTCTTTTATTGTTCTTGCTCTTTCTGTTGTTGTTCTTTCAGTTATTACTTCTAAATTTGAAGAACAGATGCAGAGAATGAAAAGAGAAACATCCAATGTTTATGAAACAGATGTCGGAAGAATAACTGCTACTACTACTGCTTTTTCCTTAGGGGTAGCAAATATGAAAAGAAGAAAAGTTAGAACAATGCTCACAGCAATTACTTTAATACTTCTAACATTTACAGTACTATCTTTTACTTCAATAAAATCATATCTTAAATTCAACCAATTATTAAGACCAAATACTCCACCATACACAGGAATTTTATTAAGAGACCGCTCATGGGCTCCTTTACAAAAATTTGCTCTTCAATATACGGAAGATGAGTTTTCTTCAAATAGTATTATTTCACCAAGAGGATGGTATGTCCTTAGCCAATTAGGAAATAAAACTGCTGTGGAAGTAAAATGTGGTGATGAAATATTTCTTTCTTCTGGAATTTTAGGGTTATCTCCTCAAGAAAGTGAAATTTCTCCTATTAAAGACACAATTATTTCTGGGAAATGGATTGAGGGGAACAGTGAAAATAATGTTTTAATTTCTAAAAAAATAGCAAATGCACTTAAATTAACAAACGAAGATATTGGAAAAACATTGAATATATATGGGAAACAATTTACTTTAATAGGAATATTTGACGGGAAAAAATTAGGACAGATAAAAGATATGGACGATGAACCAATTACTCCTGTTGATTTTTCTTCTTTACCTGAGAAAGAAGTAAATAAAATGAAGATGGAAAAATCAGCTCAGGTTTATACTTCACAGGCAAAATTACAGACATTTACCCATGTAGAAGGTGAAAATACCATTATATTGCCTTATAAAACACTTTTAAAAATGGGTGGTACTCTGCACTCAATTGCTGTTAAATTTTCTCCAGAAATTACCTCACCTGCAACTACTGTTGAAAACTTCATTACAAAACTTGCTATTATTCTTTTTGCTGGCTATGAGAATAAAACATTTGTATATAGCAGTATGGGAATGACATCCTTTGCTGGTTTAACTAATTTGATAATTCCAATTTTAATTGCTGCTTTAATTGTACTTAATACAATGTTAGGTTCTGT
- a CDS encoding FtsX-like permease family protein translates to IPILIAALIVLNTMLGSVYERLREIGTYSAIGLAPVHIASLFLAESLVYAVLGAVAGYLLGQILSKILMATDLLKGLVLNYSSMSAVFSTIIIFITVILSTIYPARKASQMAVPDVTRKWILPEPRGDKWEFEFPFTVSQYEVLGLVTFLTEYFNSFQDVSLGNFYTNGAKLIYEKHQSGKKKYILETEIYLSPFDLGVGQNFKMVLEPLGQYDFYTINLEMERKSGESNDWKRLNRRFLDNIRKQFLIWRTVSSEIKKEYTKKGKELLNL, encoded by the coding sequence TAATTCCAATTTTAATTGCTGCTTTAATTGTACTTAATACAATGTTAGGTTCTGTTTATGAAAGATTAAGAGAAATTGGGACTTATAGTGCAATTGGGCTTGCTCCTGTGCATATTGCTTCTTTATTTCTTGCTGAATCACTTGTCTATGCTGTTTTAGGTGCAGTTGCAGGATATTTATTAGGACAGATTCTTTCAAAAATTTTAATGGCAACAGACCTTTTAAAAGGGCTTGTTTTAAATTATTCTTCAATGTCTGCTGTATTTTCAACAATAATAATATTTATAACTGTAATTCTTTCAACAATTTATCCAGCAAGAAAAGCATCTCAAATGGCTGTTCCTGATGTCACAAGAAAATGGATTCTGCCTGAACCAAGGGGAGATAAGTGGGAATTTGAATTTCCATTTACAGTAAGTCAATATGAAGTTTTAGGACTTGTTACATTTCTTACAGAATATTTTAATTCTTTTCAGGATGTTTCACTTGGAAATTTCTATACAAATGGAGCAAAACTTATATATGAAAAACATCAATCAGGAAAGAAAAAATATATTTTAGAAACAGAAATATATCTTTCACCTTTTGACCTTGGAGTAGGTCAAAACTTCAAAATGGTTTTAGAACCATTAGGACAATATGACTTTTATACTATTAATTTAGAAATGGAAAGAAAAAGTGGCGAGTCAAATGATTGGAAAAGACTTAACAGACGATTTCTTGATAATATAAGAAAACAATTTCTAATATGGAGAACTGTTAGTTCAGAAATAAAAAAGGAATATACAAAAAAAGGGAAAGAACTTTTAAATCTATAA